The following nucleotide sequence is from Paenibacillus andongensis.
TGTCGCTGCGAGTATAACACGTAATGCGCAGATGCAGCAAAAACAGGTGATGCAGTGGTACGCAAAACAGTACGAATACGATTATAACAACTTCATGACGTATTTATATGAAGACAGCAGCTTGGCGGCGCGTCCCCCTGTGGAAATGCCGACCGCTAAGTATTTCGATCAGCTAGGTACGGTAGCGATGCACTCCAGTTTGTTCGATCCGAAGGGAATATCGCTTTTTTTCAGATCCAGCCCTTACGGCAGCTTTAATCACAGCCATGCGGATCAGAATGGCATTATCATCAAAGCCTTCGGCGAGGAACTTGCGGTTGACGGCGGGTTCTACGATGGTTACGATAACGATCATTACCGGAAATATGCCAAACAGACGTTTGCCAAAAATGCGATTACGTATGACGGCAAAAAGGGCCAGAAAACTTTCGATATGAAAGCTTCCGGACAAATTACAGGCTTCGCCACAAATAAAGACTTTGACGCGGTAGTCGGTGACGCCAAAGCAGCCTACAATGCCGATTCCAATAATACCGGCCTTGACCTGGCTCAGCGCAGTGTGATCTATGTGAAACCTGGCGCCTTCGTCGTCGTCGATAATATGAAAGCGCGAAAGCCAGGCGGTTCTGAATTTGAATATTGGCTGCATGCCGATACTAACATGACAACGGATGGCAATAACGGCGCAACGATTATCAAAAATCAGGCAGCGTTGAAAGTCAAACTTTACTATTCGGGATTAACGGCCACCCAACCAACCAACCAGTTTCTGGATGCTGGCAACGTTGAACAGCCGCCGCAAGGCGCCTATGTAGGTAAGACGAGGCTTCATACATTATTTAAGACACCCCAAACGGTGTATGCGACGATTGTTTCCACTTATGTACCCTATCAGCTTGAATCCACACCTCAGAATATTGTCGACGAGGTCTTCGGTAACTATCGGAAGCTGCATTTCACAGATAATACGGACGTTTATGTGCGAACAGCCGAAAGCGGCTTAGTAAATGCTGGCAGCCTACAATTCGACGGTATTGCGGCTGTTGTCAAAGGAGCTTCCATTCTGCTCGTTGGCGGTACCCAATTGGTGATAAATGGAGTTACAAAGATTAACAGCTCACAACCGGCCACCATCGCTCTCTCTGGTGACGAGCTGTCAATCACAGGAACGCAATTGGCCCAGGTCAGCTTGCATAAACCCTGCGTTACGCCTGAACAATGCAATGCGCCAGTACTCGATGAAAAATACCGCAGCATTCCGAAGGGTGTAACAACAACAGTTAATACGCACGGCGTTCATTGGGACAGAGACGGAAGCACATTAACGTTCAACGTAGAGCCTGGACAGCACCAGCTTCTTCTTAGCAATATCACGGCACCGGCATCACTGGGCACGATTTCTTATCCCGTCGAGATTAACGGAGTATCATCAAATTTAACGCTGTCCGCTTACGGCAATGCACTCGGCGGCACAGCCGCTTGGGGTTCGCTATCGAATACGGCCGGGAATTACGAGGTTCTTGAAGCGCCCCCGGGCCTAATCTTTGAACGGATTGGCGCGGTAAAGCCGACTATCACCCTGGGTGCAAATGCGAAGATTATTTTACCTAATGCGACCGGTACTTTGAGACTGCGTACTGCCGGTCCATGACGATTGCATTCTCTCTCGGATGATAAGCGCGTACCGTCTTACGGCATACGCCTGGCTCAGAAGGCTCAAAGAGGTCCTTGCTAGAATGCAAGGACCTCTTCTGTATATATTACCGTAGCTTGTCAACTGACCGAATAATATCCCTTAAAATGAGTAATGGCTTTTCACAGCGGGGAGGCGATCCCATACCACATGGTACCTTGTGTCGCATAGCGTGACTTAAGGCTTCACAATCTTTTCCTGCTTCTTGTTTTCCGGGATCGGGGCGGGCTCTACACTTTGGTCGTTCGCGGTAAGATCGATCCCGTAATCCTTGGCAAAAACCATATGGGTATCAATAAGAACGTTCTCGGTGTGTTCGTCGAGTTGGAATACCCGGGCTCCACGCAGTCGGTTCCGATCCGCGCCGGGCAAACCATAAGCTCCGAAGCCCATGCTTCCGGCATAGCCAAGCAGCACGCCGTAGTAATTACCGTGGTACGTATTGACGTGATCATGGCCACTGAAGACGCCCTTGACATCTCCTCGGGCCAGAATTGCCGAGAACATACCGCTATTGATCGGACCGGGGCATTCGTCTTCGTTCCTTTCCCCTACAATATTGTGCTTGCCAACGGCCCTAACATGGTCAGCATCTGACCTTCCGTCCACGCTGGCGTACCACATGAATCGGTACTCCCAGAGCGGGATATGAATGAACATGAGTGACGGCACTTTATAACCCATTTTCTCCTCCAGCTTTTTGGAGGTTTCGTAGTACCACGCCACTTGATCGAACCGCAGCCAGTCCCAAGTCGGATATCCTTCGAAGTTTTGACCGGCAATTGTATCTGGCGCATACCTTCCGCTGTCCAGCAGCCAGATGTTGAAGGCTGCTTTCGACCCTTGGGAGGAACGGATCAACAGGTTGGTATTCCCCGTCCCGGTTATCCCTTTTTCTCCG
It contains:
- a CDS encoding metallophosphoesterase translates to MSHDEASKSISRRDFIKVGGVGALAITLGSVGVPVELFGGGEVQAATNDNVKLQFNSNGKFKIVQFNDTQDDENIDRRTVELMEKVLDSEKPDLVVLNGDNISSGCDTAMAMKQAMNNIAQPMELRGIKWAVTFGNHDEDSTPNAGLYEEEMLQFYMAYKYNVNQPGEKGITGTGNTNLLIRSSQGSKAAFNIWLLDSGRYAPDTIAGQNFEGYPTWDWLRFDQVAWYYETSKKLEEKMGYKVPSLMFIHIPLWEYRFMWYASVDGRSDADHVRAVGKHNIVGERNEDECPGPINSGMFSAILARGDVKGVFSGHDHVNTYHGNYYGVLLGYAGSMGFGAYGLPGADRNRLRGARVFQLDEHTENVLIDTHMVFAKDYGIDLTANDQSVEPAPIPENKKQEKIVKP